The genomic stretch TATAATCAAGATCAAAATGTATTGGGTTGTAGTGCCGAAGGACATGTCAGTCATGTATTATCAGCAAGAATGTCCAGTCGACCTTTGGGTTGGAGCAAAAAAGGGGCTAATCAGATATCAAAATTAAGAGCATTTAAATATAATGGAGGTACAAAAGAGCAGATATACCAAAGTTTAAGTAAAAACAGAGCAGAAAAACAACGTAAAATTAAAGAACAAAAATTATTAAGTAAAAAGCAAAAGAAGTGGTTATATCCTCAGGC from Sporohalobacter salinus encodes the following:
- a CDS encoding UPF0236 family transposase-like protein, producing YNQDQNVLGCSAEGHVSHVLSARMSSRPLGWSKKGANQISKLRAFKYNGGTKEQIYQSLSKNRAEKQRKIKEQKLLSKKQKKWLYPQAKETVPVLSKGKVTGLFKAVKSLAY